Proteins encoded in a region of the Perca fluviatilis chromosome 8, GENO_Pfluv_1.0, whole genome shotgun sequence genome:
- the LOC120563940 gene encoding interleukin-17 receptor A isoform X2 produces the protein MELIIVLVYLTGFQSFPPVLCSYTRMIHFPFFCFCLPAGLRVSSTLRILDKHPDCNQQGLDNCKINNCSDKRIVVPTICAPNRPELDDEHVGVWKDKHGPVAVVTVTWKIQSDASVVALTGSEINIVDQSTNQSMCVQYSYKLSQQQNPNYNKWTFSLDGVVVEPGHTYMVSLLNLPETNIEDYRVRKQITIPGCGDKKIEKAQICLENGSLWDPHMTTAVSLNKERKRFSIVVGFEAAPYSERYQVSIQSHGFYYSTNVSKENRSSLNVTFEFGWWQLSQCEMFLMIQPFFIRCKNDCKFETKTIDLCPDYPPRTFIIKATVGLLFIGACLACLLWRASQKDPVNTASSAPKQQPEGFQVQARKRVLVIYSLDHPLYKTIVLKLCAFLVTKCGTEVVLDLFDSTRLGVLGSIQWLDWHREQIESSSDKILILCSRGVQAKWRAMCGDKQVFLREDTRSPVGDMLSPALFLMIPHFIRSASFEKYIVAYFGDVCSEEDVPSPFNITVRYKLMKQFEELFFRILDTEKHEPGKINHIEGLSEDEYHHCPLGRALRDAIEAFHAHQLENPQWFEDELLESSNTSAEICYDAEITTNLITYSVPDSTHVANHLKTQKSDFNADKTGPYVTEEFQMCTSVEFNPLIAENMQAA, from the exons ATGGAGTTGATTATTGTTCTCGTTTACTTGACAGGTTTTCAATCTTTTCCACCAGTGTTGTGTAGCTACACCAGAATGATCCActttccttttttctgtttttgtttgccTGCTGGACTCAGAGTGTCATCTACTCTTAGGATTCTGGACAAGCATCCTGACTGCAACCAACAG GGTCTTGACAACTGCAAAATTA ATAACTGCTCAGACAAGCGCATTGTCGTACCTACAATTTGTGCTCCTAACCGCCCAGAATTGGATGATGAGCATGTGGGAGTCTGGAAGGACAAACACGGGCCTGTTGCTGTTGTGACTGTGACGTGGAAAATACAGTCTGATG CAAGTGTAGTAGCCCTTACTGGATCAGAAATAAATATTGTGGATCAAAGTACAAATCAAAGTATGTGTGTGCAGTATTCTTACAAACTCAGCCAACAGCAGAATCCAAACTATAATAAG TGGACGTTTTCCTTGGACGGAGTCGTGGTAGAGCCTGGGCATACATATATGGTGTCACTTTTAAATCTGCCAGAAACTAATATTGAGGACTACAGGGTTAGAAAGCAAATCACCATCCCAG GGTGCGGGGACAAGAAAATCGAAAAGGCCCAAATATGTCTGGAAAATG GAAGTCTATGGGATCCTCACATGACCACTGCTGTGTCTCTTAATAAGGAACGTAAAAGGTTTTCCATTGTTGTGGGTTTTGAGGCAGCACCATATTCTGAGAGATACCAAGTCTCCATACAGAGTCATGGTTTCTATTACTCAACTAATGTCTCGAAG GAAAACAGATCATCACTGAATGTGACATTTGAGTTTGGTTGGTGGCAGCTCTCacaatgtgaaatgtttttaatg ATTCAGCCATTCTTTATTCGATGCAAGAATGACTGTAAATTCGAAACTAAAACAATCGATTTATGCCCAG attaTCCACCACGGACTTTCATTATAAAAGCAACTGTGGGGCTGCTTTTCATTGGTGCTTGTCTTGCTTGTTTACTGTGGCGTGCCTCTCAGAAAG ATCCTGTGAACACAGCGTCATCTGCTCCCAAACAACAACCAGAAGGTTTTCAAGTGCAAGCGAGAAAAAGAGTCCTCGTCATCTACTCCCTCGATCACCCTTTATACAAAACCATTGTCCTGAAGCTGTGTGCCTTCCTGGTGACCAAATGTGGTACTGAAGTGGTCCTGGATCTGTTTGACTCAACAAGACTGGGAGTGTTGGGAAGCATCCAGTGGTTGGACTGGCACAGAGAACAAATAGAAAGCTCTTCAGATAAGATACTTATTCTGTGCTCACGAGGAGTGCAAGCCAAATGGAGAGCCATGTGTGGTGACAAACAGGTTTTTCTGAGAGAGGACACCCGTTCACCTGTAGGTGACATGCTCAGTCCAGCCCTCTTCCTCATGATCCCCCATTTTATCCGATCTGCGTCATTTGAAAAGTACATAGTGGCTTACTTTGGTGATGTTTGTTCTGAAGAAGATGTTCCTTCACCTTTCAACATTACAGTAAGATACAAGCTGATGAAACAGTTTGAGGAGCTCTTTTTCAGAATCTTGGACACTGAGAAGCACGAGCCCGGCAAAATAAATCACATTGAAGGGCTTTCAGAGGACGAGTACCATCATTGTCCCTTAGGCAGAGCCCTGCGGGATGCCATAGAGGCTTTTCATGCACACCAGCTGGAGAATCCACAGTGGTTTGAAGATGAATTACTGGAAAGCTCAAATACCTCAGCTGAAATCTGTTACGATGCAGAAATAACCACAAACCTCATTACATATTCTGTCCCCGACTCGACCCATGTCGCCAATCATTTAAAGACACAAAAAAGTGATTTCAATGCAGACAAAACAGGACCTTACGTGACTGAAGAGTTTCAAATGTGCACCTCAGTTGAGTTCAACCCTCTTATTGCAGAGAACATGCAGGCAGCTTGA
- the LOC120563940 gene encoding interleukin-17 receptor A isoform X1 yields the protein MELIIVLVYLTGFQSFPPVLCSYTRMIHFPFFCFCLPAGLRVSSTLRILDKHPDCNQQGLDNCKINNCSDKRIVVPTICAPNRPELDDEHVGVWKDKHGPVAVVTVTWKIQSDASVVALTGSEINIVDQSTNQSMCVQYSYKLSQQQNPNYNKWTFSLDGVVVEPGHTYMVSLLNLPETNIEDYRVRKQITIPGCGDKKIEKAQICLENGSLWDPHMTTAVSLNKERKRFSIVVGFEAAPYSERYQVSIQSHGFYYSTNVSKENRSSLNVTFEFGWWQLSQCEMFLMIQPFFIRCKNDCKFETKTIDLCPDLSCDPLEGVLAPDYPPRTFIIKATVGLLFIGACLACLLWRASQKDPVNTASSAPKQQPEGFQVQARKRVLVIYSLDHPLYKTIVLKLCAFLVTKCGTEVVLDLFDSTRLGVLGSIQWLDWHREQIESSSDKILILCSRGVQAKWRAMCGDKQVFLREDTRSPVGDMLSPALFLMIPHFIRSASFEKYIVAYFGDVCSEEDVPSPFNITVRYKLMKQFEELFFRILDTEKHEPGKINHIEGLSEDEYHHCPLGRALRDAIEAFHAHQLENPQWFEDELLESSNTSAEICYDAEITTNLITYSVPDSTHVANHLKTQKSDFNADKTGPYVTEEFQMCTSVEFNPLIAENMQAA from the exons ATGGAGTTGATTATTGTTCTCGTTTACTTGACAGGTTTTCAATCTTTTCCACCAGTGTTGTGTAGCTACACCAGAATGATCCActttccttttttctgtttttgtttgccTGCTGGACTCAGAGTGTCATCTACTCTTAGGATTCTGGACAAGCATCCTGACTGCAACCAACAG GGTCTTGACAACTGCAAAATTA ATAACTGCTCAGACAAGCGCATTGTCGTACCTACAATTTGTGCTCCTAACCGCCCAGAATTGGATGATGAGCATGTGGGAGTCTGGAAGGACAAACACGGGCCTGTTGCTGTTGTGACTGTGACGTGGAAAATACAGTCTGATG CAAGTGTAGTAGCCCTTACTGGATCAGAAATAAATATTGTGGATCAAAGTACAAATCAAAGTATGTGTGTGCAGTATTCTTACAAACTCAGCCAACAGCAGAATCCAAACTATAATAAG TGGACGTTTTCCTTGGACGGAGTCGTGGTAGAGCCTGGGCATACATATATGGTGTCACTTTTAAATCTGCCAGAAACTAATATTGAGGACTACAGGGTTAGAAAGCAAATCACCATCCCAG GGTGCGGGGACAAGAAAATCGAAAAGGCCCAAATATGTCTGGAAAATG GAAGTCTATGGGATCCTCACATGACCACTGCTGTGTCTCTTAATAAGGAACGTAAAAGGTTTTCCATTGTTGTGGGTTTTGAGGCAGCACCATATTCTGAGAGATACCAAGTCTCCATACAGAGTCATGGTTTCTATTACTCAACTAATGTCTCGAAG GAAAACAGATCATCACTGAATGTGACATTTGAGTTTGGTTGGTGGCAGCTCTCacaatgtgaaatgtttttaatg ATTCAGCCATTCTTTATTCGATGCAAGAATGACTGTAAATTCGAAACTAAAACAATCGATTTATGCCCAG atttatcttgtgacccACTGGAAGGGGTTCTGGCGCcag attaTCCACCACGGACTTTCATTATAAAAGCAACTGTGGGGCTGCTTTTCATTGGTGCTTGTCTTGCTTGTTTACTGTGGCGTGCCTCTCAGAAAG ATCCTGTGAACACAGCGTCATCTGCTCCCAAACAACAACCAGAAGGTTTTCAAGTGCAAGCGAGAAAAAGAGTCCTCGTCATCTACTCCCTCGATCACCCTTTATACAAAACCATTGTCCTGAAGCTGTGTGCCTTCCTGGTGACCAAATGTGGTACTGAAGTGGTCCTGGATCTGTTTGACTCAACAAGACTGGGAGTGTTGGGAAGCATCCAGTGGTTGGACTGGCACAGAGAACAAATAGAAAGCTCTTCAGATAAGATACTTATTCTGTGCTCACGAGGAGTGCAAGCCAAATGGAGAGCCATGTGTGGTGACAAACAGGTTTTTCTGAGAGAGGACACCCGTTCACCTGTAGGTGACATGCTCAGTCCAGCCCTCTTCCTCATGATCCCCCATTTTATCCGATCTGCGTCATTTGAAAAGTACATAGTGGCTTACTTTGGTGATGTTTGTTCTGAAGAAGATGTTCCTTCACCTTTCAACATTACAGTAAGATACAAGCTGATGAAACAGTTTGAGGAGCTCTTTTTCAGAATCTTGGACACTGAGAAGCACGAGCCCGGCAAAATAAATCACATTGAAGGGCTTTCAGAGGACGAGTACCATCATTGTCCCTTAGGCAGAGCCCTGCGGGATGCCATAGAGGCTTTTCATGCACACCAGCTGGAGAATCCACAGTGGTTTGAAGATGAATTACTGGAAAGCTCAAATACCTCAGCTGAAATCTGTTACGATGCAGAAATAACCACAAACCTCATTACATATTCTGTCCCCGACTCGACCCATGTCGCCAATCATTTAAAGACACAAAAAAGTGATTTCAATGCAGACAAAACAGGACCTTACGTGACTGAAGAGTTTCAAATGTGCACCTCAGTTGAGTTCAACCCTCTTATTGCAGAGAACATGCAGGCAGCTTGA
- the LOC120563944 gene encoding troponin I, slow skeletal muscle-like translates to MSEGQKKSKITASRRLALKTKLLKTAAVMLEKAKEEKKLEREATLGERVPLLQLSGLSMQDLQALCKDLHHKIDVVDEERYDIDAKVTKNYKEIDNLSQKIFELKGKMKRPALKRVKISADAMLGALLGSKVKESVDFKANLKTVKKEEEKKEEVTDWRKNVEAMSGMEGRKKLFNAGQ, encoded by the exons ATGTCTGAAGG ACAG AAAAAGTCAAAGATCACTGCATCTCGCAGACTGGCTCTCAAG ACCAAGCTGCTGAAAACTGCAGCTGTGATGTTGGAGAAGGCGAAGGAGGAAAAGAAGCTGGAGAGAGAAGCCACTTTGGGTGAGAGAGTCCCTCTACTTCAACTGTCTGGTTTGTCCATGCAGGACCTTCAG gCTCTCTGCAAAGATCTGCATCATAAGATCGATGTCGTAGATGAAGAGCGCTACGACATTGATGCCAAAGTGACTAAAAATTACAAGGAg ATTGATAATCTGTCTCAGAAGATCTTTGAGCTGAAGGGTAAAATGAAGCGACCTGCTCTCAAGAGGGTGAAGATCTCAGCTGACGCCATGCTGGGAGCTTTGCTGGGCTCTAAGGTCAAAGAGTCTGTGGACTTCAAGGCCAACCTGAAGACTgtgaagaaagaggaggagaag AAAGAGGAGGTGACTGACTGGCGTAAAAACGTGGAGGCCATGTCTGGTATGGAGGGCAGGAAGAAGCTGTTTAATGCTGGGCAGTAG
- the LOC120563945 gene encoding troponin I, slow skeletal muscle-like: MSEGPRKPKYSATRRLHLKSKLLKRAASMLVAESEGKKHEKERVLNESYPPLKLSGLSVEELQNLCKDLHHKIDVVDEVRYDMEVKVAKNDTEIQMLSQKIVGLKGAKRPNLKRVKKTTDDMLGACSDNSKLMKADFKAKLKTVKKEEEKKEEVTDWRKNVEAMSGMEGRKKLFNAGK, translated from the exons ATGTCTGAGGG ACCG agAAAGCCAAAATATTCAGCAACACGCCGGCTGCATTTAAAG TCCAAACTGTTGAAGAGGGCAGCTTCTATGCTGGTGGCTGAAAGTGAAGGGAAGAAACACGAGAAGGAGAGAGTTTTGAATGAGAGCTACCCTCCACTAAAGCTGTCAGGTCTGTCAGTCGAGGAGCTCCAG AATCTTTGCAAAGACCTACATCATAAGATTGATGTTGTAGATGAAGTTCGTTATGATATGGAGGTTAAGGTAGCCAAAAATGACACAGAG ATCCAGATGCTGTCTCAGAAGATCGTTGGGCTGAAGGGGGCAAAGAGGCCCAACTTGAAGAGGGTGAAGAAAACTACAGATGACATGCTGGGTGCATGCTCCGACAACTCCAAACTCATGAAGGCTGACTTCAAGGCCAAACTTAAGACAgtgaagaaagaggaagaaaag AAGGAAGAAGTGACTGACTGGCGTAAGAACGTGGAGGCCATGTCTGGTATGGAGGGCAGGAAGAAGCTGTTTAATGCAGGAAAATAA
- the LOC120563940 gene encoding interleukin-17 receptor A isoform X3 has protein sequence MELIIVLVYLTGFQSFPPVLCSYTRMIHFPFFCFCLPAGLRVSSTLRILDKHPDCNQQGLDNCKIKLDDEHVGVWKDKHGPVAVVTVTWKIQSDASVVALTGSEINIVDQSTNQSMCVQYSYKLSQQQNPNYNKWTFSLDGVVVEPGHTYMVSLLNLPETNIEDYRVRKQITIPGCGDKKIEKAQICLENGSLWDPHMTTAVSLNKERKRFSIVVGFEAAPYSERYQVSIQSHGFYYSTNVSKENRSSLNVTFEFGWWQLSQCEMFLMIQPFFIRCKNDCKFETKTIDLCPDLSCDPLEGVLAPDYPPRTFIIKATVGLLFIGACLACLLWRASQKDPVNTASSAPKQQPEGFQVQARKRVLVIYSLDHPLYKTIVLKLCAFLVTKCGTEVVLDLFDSTRLGVLGSIQWLDWHREQIESSSDKILILCSRGVQAKWRAMCGDKQVFLREDTRSPVGDMLSPALFLMIPHFIRSASFEKYIVAYFGDVCSEEDVPSPFNITVRYKLMKQFEELFFRILDTEKHEPGKINHIEGLSEDEYHHCPLGRALRDAIEAFHAHQLENPQWFEDELLESSNTSAEICYDAEITTNLITYSVPDSTHVANHLKTQKSDFNADKTGPYVTEEFQMCTSVEFNPLIAENMQAA, from the exons ATGGAGTTGATTATTGTTCTCGTTTACTTGACAGGTTTTCAATCTTTTCCACCAGTGTTGTGTAGCTACACCAGAATGATCCActttccttttttctgtttttgtttgccTGCTGGACTCAGAGTGTCATCTACTCTTAGGATTCTGGACAAGCATCCTGACTGCAACCAACAG GGTCTTGACAACTGCAAAATTA AATTGGATGATGAGCATGTGGGAGTCTGGAAGGACAAACACGGGCCTGTTGCTGTTGTGACTGTGACGTGGAAAATACAGTCTGATG CAAGTGTAGTAGCCCTTACTGGATCAGAAATAAATATTGTGGATCAAAGTACAAATCAAAGTATGTGTGTGCAGTATTCTTACAAACTCAGCCAACAGCAGAATCCAAACTATAATAAG TGGACGTTTTCCTTGGACGGAGTCGTGGTAGAGCCTGGGCATACATATATGGTGTCACTTTTAAATCTGCCAGAAACTAATATTGAGGACTACAGGGTTAGAAAGCAAATCACCATCCCAG GGTGCGGGGACAAGAAAATCGAAAAGGCCCAAATATGTCTGGAAAATG GAAGTCTATGGGATCCTCACATGACCACTGCTGTGTCTCTTAATAAGGAACGTAAAAGGTTTTCCATTGTTGTGGGTTTTGAGGCAGCACCATATTCTGAGAGATACCAAGTCTCCATACAGAGTCATGGTTTCTATTACTCAACTAATGTCTCGAAG GAAAACAGATCATCACTGAATGTGACATTTGAGTTTGGTTGGTGGCAGCTCTCacaatgtgaaatgtttttaatg ATTCAGCCATTCTTTATTCGATGCAAGAATGACTGTAAATTCGAAACTAAAACAATCGATTTATGCCCAG atttatcttgtgacccACTGGAAGGGGTTCTGGCGCcag attaTCCACCACGGACTTTCATTATAAAAGCAACTGTGGGGCTGCTTTTCATTGGTGCTTGTCTTGCTTGTTTACTGTGGCGTGCCTCTCAGAAAG ATCCTGTGAACACAGCGTCATCTGCTCCCAAACAACAACCAGAAGGTTTTCAAGTGCAAGCGAGAAAAAGAGTCCTCGTCATCTACTCCCTCGATCACCCTTTATACAAAACCATTGTCCTGAAGCTGTGTGCCTTCCTGGTGACCAAATGTGGTACTGAAGTGGTCCTGGATCTGTTTGACTCAACAAGACTGGGAGTGTTGGGAAGCATCCAGTGGTTGGACTGGCACAGAGAACAAATAGAAAGCTCTTCAGATAAGATACTTATTCTGTGCTCACGAGGAGTGCAAGCCAAATGGAGAGCCATGTGTGGTGACAAACAGGTTTTTCTGAGAGAGGACACCCGTTCACCTGTAGGTGACATGCTCAGTCCAGCCCTCTTCCTCATGATCCCCCATTTTATCCGATCTGCGTCATTTGAAAAGTACATAGTGGCTTACTTTGGTGATGTTTGTTCTGAAGAAGATGTTCCTTCACCTTTCAACATTACAGTAAGATACAAGCTGATGAAACAGTTTGAGGAGCTCTTTTTCAGAATCTTGGACACTGAGAAGCACGAGCCCGGCAAAATAAATCACATTGAAGGGCTTTCAGAGGACGAGTACCATCATTGTCCCTTAGGCAGAGCCCTGCGGGATGCCATAGAGGCTTTTCATGCACACCAGCTGGAGAATCCACAGTGGTTTGAAGATGAATTACTGGAAAGCTCAAATACCTCAGCTGAAATCTGTTACGATGCAGAAATAACCACAAACCTCATTACATATTCTGTCCCCGACTCGACCCATGTCGCCAATCATTTAAAGACACAAAAAAGTGATTTCAATGCAGACAAAACAGGACCTTACGTGACTGAAGAGTTTCAAATGTGCACCTCAGTTGAGTTCAACCCTCTTATTGCAGAGAACATGCAGGCAGCTTGA
- the LOC120563940 gene encoding interleukin-17 receptor A isoform X4 yields the protein MIHFPFFCFCLPAGLRVSSTLRILDKHPDCNQQGLDNCKINNCSDKRIVVPTICAPNRPELDDEHVGVWKDKHGPVAVVTVTWKIQSDASVVALTGSEINIVDQSTNQSMCVQYSYKLSQQQNPNYNKWTFSLDGVVVEPGHTYMVSLLNLPETNIEDYRVRKQITIPGCGDKKIEKAQICLENGSLWDPHMTTAVSLNKERKRFSIVVGFEAAPYSERYQVSIQSHGFYYSTNVSKENRSSLNVTFEFGWWQLSQCEMFLMIQPFFIRCKNDCKFETKTIDLCPDLSCDPLEGVLAPDYPPRTFIIKATVGLLFIGACLACLLWRASQKDPVNTASSAPKQQPEGFQVQARKRVLVIYSLDHPLYKTIVLKLCAFLVTKCGTEVVLDLFDSTRLGVLGSIQWLDWHREQIESSSDKILILCSRGVQAKWRAMCGDKQVFLREDTRSPVGDMLSPALFLMIPHFIRSASFEKYIVAYFGDVCSEEDVPSPFNITVRYKLMKQFEELFFRILDTEKHEPGKINHIEGLSEDEYHHCPLGRALRDAIEAFHAHQLENPQWFEDELLESSNTSAEICYDAEITTNLITYSVPDSTHVANHLKTQKSDFNADKTGPYVTEEFQMCTSVEFNPLIAENMQAA from the exons ATGATCCActttccttttttctgtttttgtttgccTGCTGGACTCAGAGTGTCATCTACTCTTAGGATTCTGGACAAGCATCCTGACTGCAACCAACAG GGTCTTGACAACTGCAAAATTA ATAACTGCTCAGACAAGCGCATTGTCGTACCTACAATTTGTGCTCCTAACCGCCCAGAATTGGATGATGAGCATGTGGGAGTCTGGAAGGACAAACACGGGCCTGTTGCTGTTGTGACTGTGACGTGGAAAATACAGTCTGATG CAAGTGTAGTAGCCCTTACTGGATCAGAAATAAATATTGTGGATCAAAGTACAAATCAAAGTATGTGTGTGCAGTATTCTTACAAACTCAGCCAACAGCAGAATCCAAACTATAATAAG TGGACGTTTTCCTTGGACGGAGTCGTGGTAGAGCCTGGGCATACATATATGGTGTCACTTTTAAATCTGCCAGAAACTAATATTGAGGACTACAGGGTTAGAAAGCAAATCACCATCCCAG GGTGCGGGGACAAGAAAATCGAAAAGGCCCAAATATGTCTGGAAAATG GAAGTCTATGGGATCCTCACATGACCACTGCTGTGTCTCTTAATAAGGAACGTAAAAGGTTTTCCATTGTTGTGGGTTTTGAGGCAGCACCATATTCTGAGAGATACCAAGTCTCCATACAGAGTCATGGTTTCTATTACTCAACTAATGTCTCGAAG GAAAACAGATCATCACTGAATGTGACATTTGAGTTTGGTTGGTGGCAGCTCTCacaatgtgaaatgtttttaatg ATTCAGCCATTCTTTATTCGATGCAAGAATGACTGTAAATTCGAAACTAAAACAATCGATTTATGCCCAG atttatcttgtgacccACTGGAAGGGGTTCTGGCGCcag attaTCCACCACGGACTTTCATTATAAAAGCAACTGTGGGGCTGCTTTTCATTGGTGCTTGTCTTGCTTGTTTACTGTGGCGTGCCTCTCAGAAAG ATCCTGTGAACACAGCGTCATCTGCTCCCAAACAACAACCAGAAGGTTTTCAAGTGCAAGCGAGAAAAAGAGTCCTCGTCATCTACTCCCTCGATCACCCTTTATACAAAACCATTGTCCTGAAGCTGTGTGCCTTCCTGGTGACCAAATGTGGTACTGAAGTGGTCCTGGATCTGTTTGACTCAACAAGACTGGGAGTGTTGGGAAGCATCCAGTGGTTGGACTGGCACAGAGAACAAATAGAAAGCTCTTCAGATAAGATACTTATTCTGTGCTCACGAGGAGTGCAAGCCAAATGGAGAGCCATGTGTGGTGACAAACAGGTTTTTCTGAGAGAGGACACCCGTTCACCTGTAGGTGACATGCTCAGTCCAGCCCTCTTCCTCATGATCCCCCATTTTATCCGATCTGCGTCATTTGAAAAGTACATAGTGGCTTACTTTGGTGATGTTTGTTCTGAAGAAGATGTTCCTTCACCTTTCAACATTACAGTAAGATACAAGCTGATGAAACAGTTTGAGGAGCTCTTTTTCAGAATCTTGGACACTGAGAAGCACGAGCCCGGCAAAATAAATCACATTGAAGGGCTTTCAGAGGACGAGTACCATCATTGTCCCTTAGGCAGAGCCCTGCGGGATGCCATAGAGGCTTTTCATGCACACCAGCTGGAGAATCCACAGTGGTTTGAAGATGAATTACTGGAAAGCTCAAATACCTCAGCTGAAATCTGTTACGATGCAGAAATAACCACAAACCTCATTACATATTCTGTCCCCGACTCGACCCATGTCGCCAATCATTTAAAGACACAAAAAAGTGATTTCAATGCAGACAAAACAGGACCTTACGTGACTGAAGAGTTTCAAATGTGCACCTCAGTTGAGTTCAACCCTCTTATTGCAGAGAACATGCAGGCAGCTTGA
- the LOC120563940 gene encoding interleukin-17 receptor A isoform X5, with product MELIIVLVYLTGFQSFPPVLCSYTRMIHFPFFCFCLPAGLRVSSTLRILDKHPDCNQQGLDNCKINNCSDKRIVVPTICAPNRPELDDEHVGVWKDKHGPVAVVTVTWKIQSDASVVALTGSEINIVDQSTNQSMCVQYSYKLSQQQNPNYNKWTFSLDGVVVEPGHTYMVSLLNLPETNIEDYRVRKQITIPGCGDKKIEKAQICLENGSLWDPHMTTAVSLNKERKRFSIVVGFEAAPYSERYQVSIQSHGFYYSTNVSKENRSSLNVTFEFGWWQLSQCEMFLMIQPFFIRCKNDCKFETKTIDLCPDPVNTASSAPKQQPEGFQVQARKRVLVIYSLDHPLYKTIVLKLCAFLVTKCGTEVVLDLFDSTRLGVLGSIQWLDWHREQIESSSDKILILCSRGVQAKWRAMCGDKQVFLREDTRSPVGDMLSPALFLMIPHFIRSASFEKYIVAYFGDVCSEEDVPSPFNITVRYKLMKQFEELFFRILDTEKHEPGKINHIEGLSEDEYHHCPLGRALRDAIEAFHAHQLENPQWFEDELLESSNTSAEICYDAEITTNLITYSVPDSTHVANHLKTQKSDFNADKTGPYVTEEFQMCTSVEFNPLIAENMQAA from the exons ATGGAGTTGATTATTGTTCTCGTTTACTTGACAGGTTTTCAATCTTTTCCACCAGTGTTGTGTAGCTACACCAGAATGATCCActttccttttttctgtttttgtttgccTGCTGGACTCAGAGTGTCATCTACTCTTAGGATTCTGGACAAGCATCCTGACTGCAACCAACAG GGTCTTGACAACTGCAAAATTA ATAACTGCTCAGACAAGCGCATTGTCGTACCTACAATTTGTGCTCCTAACCGCCCAGAATTGGATGATGAGCATGTGGGAGTCTGGAAGGACAAACACGGGCCTGTTGCTGTTGTGACTGTGACGTGGAAAATACAGTCTGATG CAAGTGTAGTAGCCCTTACTGGATCAGAAATAAATATTGTGGATCAAAGTACAAATCAAAGTATGTGTGTGCAGTATTCTTACAAACTCAGCCAACAGCAGAATCCAAACTATAATAAG TGGACGTTTTCCTTGGACGGAGTCGTGGTAGAGCCTGGGCATACATATATGGTGTCACTTTTAAATCTGCCAGAAACTAATATTGAGGACTACAGGGTTAGAAAGCAAATCACCATCCCAG GGTGCGGGGACAAGAAAATCGAAAAGGCCCAAATATGTCTGGAAAATG GAAGTCTATGGGATCCTCACATGACCACTGCTGTGTCTCTTAATAAGGAACGTAAAAGGTTTTCCATTGTTGTGGGTTTTGAGGCAGCACCATATTCTGAGAGATACCAAGTCTCCATACAGAGTCATGGTTTCTATTACTCAACTAATGTCTCGAAG GAAAACAGATCATCACTGAATGTGACATTTGAGTTTGGTTGGTGGCAGCTCTCacaatgtgaaatgtttttaatg ATTCAGCCATTCTTTATTCGATGCAAGAATGACTGTAAATTCGAAACTAAAACAATCGATTTATGCCCAG ATCCTGTGAACACAGCGTCATCTGCTCCCAAACAACAACCAGAAGGTTTTCAAGTGCAAGCGAGAAAAAGAGTCCTCGTCATCTACTCCCTCGATCACCCTTTATACAAAACCATTGTCCTGAAGCTGTGTGCCTTCCTGGTGACCAAATGTGGTACTGAAGTGGTCCTGGATCTGTTTGACTCAACAAGACTGGGAGTGTTGGGAAGCATCCAGTGGTTGGACTGGCACAGAGAACAAATAGAAAGCTCTTCAGATAAGATACTTATTCTGTGCTCACGAGGAGTGCAAGCCAAATGGAGAGCCATGTGTGGTGACAAACAGGTTTTTCTGAGAGAGGACACCCGTTCACCTGTAGGTGACATGCTCAGTCCAGCCCTCTTCCTCATGATCCCCCATTTTATCCGATCTGCGTCATTTGAAAAGTACATAGTGGCTTACTTTGGTGATGTTTGTTCTGAAGAAGATGTTCCTTCACCTTTCAACATTACAGTAAGATACAAGCTGATGAAACAGTTTGAGGAGCTCTTTTTCAGAATCTTGGACACTGAGAAGCACGAGCCCGGCAAAATAAATCACATTGAAGGGCTTTCAGAGGACGAGTACCATCATTGTCCCTTAGGCAGAGCCCTGCGGGATGCCATAGAGGCTTTTCATGCACACCAGCTGGAGAATCCACAGTGGTTTGAAGATGAATTACTGGAAAGCTCAAATACCTCAGCTGAAATCTGTTACGATGCAGAAATAACCACAAACCTCATTACATATTCTGTCCCCGACTCGACCCATGTCGCCAATCATTTAAAGACACAAAAAAGTGATTTCAATGCAGACAAAACAGGACCTTACGTGACTGAAGAGTTTCAAATGTGCACCTCAGTTGAGTTCAACCCTCTTATTGCAGAGAACATGCAGGCAGCTTGA